Proteins encoded in a region of the Quercus lobata isolate SW786 chromosome 8, ValleyOak3.0 Primary Assembly, whole genome shotgun sequence genome:
- the LOC115957480 gene encoding uncharacterized protein LOC115957480 isoform X1, with product MLQISLQNLRQVLILEALHPFRGKSSMENGRYGLYRQSSGLWRSLRDGDFEEEDVWAVLRDRTDSTSMIGKSKEPSTSVPRPLPSASRMIPRAANSSSSSNGSSHEPKIVQQSAPVNIPDWSAIYGKKSKKASKNSSWHDDDDDDDDHGVMNDAGDSDEDEDEYNYKLPPHEIISRRLARSQISSFSVFEGVGRTLKGRDLSKVRNAVLTRTGFLESP from the exons ATGTTGCAGATATCCTTGCAGAATCTGAGGCAAGTTCTGATTTTGGAGGCTCTTCATCCATTCAGGG gCAAATCATCAATGGAGAATGGTAGATATGGTTTATACAGGCAGAGCAGTGGTCTGTGGAGGTCCTTGAGAGATGGAGACTTTGAGGAAGAAGATGTTTGGGCTGTTCTCAGAGATAGGACAGATTCGACTTCCATGATTGGCAAATCCAAAGAACCTTCTACTTCTGTTCCTAGACCACTCCCAAGTGCTTCAAGAATGATACCAAGGGCTGcaaatagtagtagtagtagtaatgGATCTTCTCATGAACCCAAAATTGTTCAGCAATCAGCACCTGTGAACATTCCTGACTGGTCAGCGATTTATGGAAAGAAGTCAAAAAAGGCCTCTAAGAATTCTTCATggcatgatgatgatgatgatgatgatgatcatgGGGTTATGAATGATGCAGGGGACagtgatgaggatgaggatgagtaCAATTACAAGTTACCCCCACATGAAATTATTTCTAGGAGGCTTGCAAGAAGTCAGATatcttctttctctgtttttgaAGGTGTTGGGAGGACTCTGAAAGGGAGGGACCTTAGCAAGGTGAGGAATGCTGTCCTAACAAGAACTGGTTtccttgaatcaccttga
- the LOC115957480 gene encoding uncharacterized protein LOC115957480 isoform X2, translating into MENGRYGLYRQSSGLWRSLRDGDFEEEDVWAVLRDRTDSTSMIGKSKEPSTSVPRPLPSASRMIPRAANSSSSSNGSSHEPKIVQQSAPVNIPDWSAIYGKKSKKASKNSSWHDDDDDDDDHGVMNDAGDSDEDEDEYNYKLPPHEIISRRLARSQISSFSVFEGVGRTLKGRDLSKVRNAVLTRTGFLESP; encoded by the coding sequence ATGGAGAATGGTAGATATGGTTTATACAGGCAGAGCAGTGGTCTGTGGAGGTCCTTGAGAGATGGAGACTTTGAGGAAGAAGATGTTTGGGCTGTTCTCAGAGATAGGACAGATTCGACTTCCATGATTGGCAAATCCAAAGAACCTTCTACTTCTGTTCCTAGACCACTCCCAAGTGCTTCAAGAATGATACCAAGGGCTGcaaatagtagtagtagtagtaatgGATCTTCTCATGAACCCAAAATTGTTCAGCAATCAGCACCTGTGAACATTCCTGACTGGTCAGCGATTTATGGAAAGAAGTCAAAAAAGGCCTCTAAGAATTCTTCATggcatgatgatgatgatgatgatgatgatcatgGGGTTATGAATGATGCAGGGGACagtgatgaggatgaggatgagtaCAATTACAAGTTACCCCCACATGAAATTATTTCTAGGAGGCTTGCAAGAAGTCAGATatcttctttctctgtttttgaAGGTGTTGGGAGGACTCTGAAAGGGAGGGACCTTAGCAAGGTGAGGAATGCTGTCCTAACAAGAACTGGTTtccttgaatcaccttga
- the LOC115958612 gene encoding ATP synthase gamma chain, chloroplastic-like, whose translation MWVSAKPSISSISSLSSQFHQNPFLVLPHISLSFSLPQSSQTTQIYCGIREIRERINTIKNTQKITEAMKLVAAAKVRRAQEAVINGRPFSETLVEMLYSINEQLQSEDIDVPLTNVRPVKKVAVVVITGDRGLCGGFNNLIIKKAEARIAELKSLGLDYTVISVGKRGNLYFKRRDNVPVDRFIEGWSFPTVKEAQAIADDVFSLFVSEEVDKVELVYSKFVSLVKSNPVIHTLLPLSPKGVVRDVNGNCVDAMEDEFFRLTTKEGKLVVERDSVKAKREEFSPLMQFEQDPVQILDAMMPLYLNSQILRALQESLASELAARMNAMSNATDNAVELKKNLSIAYNRERQAKITGELLEIVAGAEALRHLD comes from the coding sequence ATGTGGGTCTCTGCAAAACCTTCAATTTCTAGCATTTCTTCACTTTCTTCTCAATTCCACCAAAACCCATTTCTCGTTTTGCCCCATATCTCACTCTCATTTAGTTTACCTCAGTCTTCACAAACAACCCAAATTTATTGTGGTATCCGTGAAATTCGAGAGCGAATTAATACTATTAAAAATACCCAGAAAATTACTGAAGCTATGAAGCTCGTGGCGGCTGCCAAGGTTCGACGAGCTCAAGAGGCGGTCATCAATGGCCGACCCTTCTCGGAGACCCTTGTAGAAATGTTATACAGTATCAATGAGCAGCTTCAATCAGAGGATATAGATGTTCCTTTGACAAATGTTAGGCCTGTCAAGAAAGTTGCCGTTGTGGTTATCACTGGTGATCGAGGTCTCTGTGGTGGATTCAAcaatttaattatcaaaaaggCTGAGGCCCGGATTGCTGAATTGAAGAGTCTTGGATTGGATTACACTGTGATTAGTGTTGGAAAAAGGggtaatttgtattttaagcGGAGGGATAATGTTCCGGTTGATAGGTTTATTGAAGGATGGAGTTTTCCTACAGTGAAAGAAGCTCAAGCAATTGCTGATGATGTGTTTTCGCTATTTGTTAGCGAGGAGGTTGATAAGGTTGAGCTTGTGTATTCTAAATTTGTGTCGCTGGTTAAGAGTAATCCTGTGATTCATACATTGCTTCCATTGTCACCGAAAGGAGTAGTTCGTGATGTGAATGGGAATTGTGTTGATGCCATGGAGGATGAGTTCTTTAGGTTGACGACTAAGGAGGGAAAATTGGTTGTGGAGAGGGATAGTGTGAAGGCAAAGAGGGAGGAGTTTTCACCGCTTATGCAATTTGAGCAGGACCCAGTTCAGATTCTTGATGCCATGATGCCTCTTTATTTGAATAGTCAGATTTTGAGGGCATTGCAGGAATCACTGGCAAGTGAGCTCGCAGCAAGGATGAATGCCATGAGCAATGCCACAGATAATGCAGTGGAGTTGAAGAAGAATCTTTCAATTGCTTACAATCGGGAGAGACAAGCAAAAATTACTGGCGAGTTATTGGAGATTGTAGCAGGAGCTGAGGCACTAAGACACCTTGATTGA